AGCCCTTGAGTTTATCCTGTTTATCTGGTTTTCCGTCTTTATCTCCGTNNNNNNNNNNNNNNNNNNNNNNNNNNNNNNNNNNNNNNNNNNNNNNNNNNNNNNNNNNNNNNNNNNNNNNNNNNNNNNNNNNNNNNNNNNNNNNNNNNNNTGGGATTAGCCCTTGAGTTTATCCTGTTTATCTGGTTTTCCGTCTTTATCTCCGTGTATATACTCTCACCCAGTTCCTTTTGTATCCTGTCAAGGGTATTCTCCGTTGGGTATGCATCACAAAAGATGAGCCTTGGTGGTCCCGGTTGCTCCTTTAAGCTGAGGTTTTCTAAGGTTTTGGCATTGCCTGTCCCAAAGAGGATGCAAACCTCACACCTTCCACAGTCGCATGGAGCACCAGCAAGTTTTATATCTGTCCCTGCCTTCTCTATCATCTTCTCCACCCTTCCAGTAGACCACTCAAGGAGACTTCTTATCTTGCCCTTGAGAGAAGAGCCCGGTATGTAGGGAACACCCTTTGGGAGCTCTCTGCCAGAGGGATAAAAGGCTGGTATGCTTATGTAGGTTTTTATCACAGGATTGTCAAG
The window above is part of the Aquificaceae bacterium genome. Proteins encoded here:
- the csm3 gene encoding type III-A CRISPR-associated RAMP protein Csm3, whose protein sequence is MFRFLGSFVFEYELKALTGIRIGGSKENFDIGGLDNPVIKTYISIPAFYPSGRELPKGVPYIPGSSLKGKIRSLLEWSTGRVEKMIEKAGTDIKLAGAPCDCGRCEVCILFGTGNAKTLENLSLKEQPGPPRLIFCDAYPTENTLDRIQKELGESIYTEIKTENQINRINSRANP